One Serinus canaria isolate serCan28SL12 chromosome Z, serCan2020, whole genome shotgun sequence DNA window includes the following coding sequences:
- the SLC26A1 gene encoding sulfate anion transporter 1, producing MERPLEATRMENNTSSCFLMERKTHVKTNRKEIMLAKLRKSCSCTPQKLKNFLMNFFPVLQWLPKYRCKEYIWGDIMSGLVIGIILVPQAIAYSLLAGLKPIYSLYTSFFANIIYFLMGTSRHVSVGIFSLISLMVGQVVDRELLLAGFDLNDDAPPASGDGSLQNDNLSNTTAFNLTIAGINAECGKECYAIGIATALTFMAGVYQVLMGIFRLGFVSMYLSESVLDGFATGASLTILTAQVKYLIGIKIPRSQGHGMLVITWINIFRNISQANLCDVITSAICIVVLVTAKELGDRYKHKLKFPLPTELVVIVVATLVSHYGKLNEVYASSVSGAIPTGFIPPKAPEFNLMLRVALDALPLAIVSFVFTVSLSEMFAKKYAYTIRANQEMFAVGFCNIIPSFFHSFATSAALAKTLVKTSTGCQTQISGVISAMVVLLVLLFLAPLFYSLQKCVLACIIIVSLRGALRKFRDVPARYCVNKVDTLVWVVTTSASALVSTEIGLLVGIVFSMLCIIVRTQRPRTALLAQIQDTGFYEDDSEYENLSTVPKVKIFRFEAPLYYANRNYFLKSLYRLTNLDPNLEAARRKKYEKKEKQHLKKGNHRTANGLGIGETTLQLVPKQIDFQALVVDCSSISFLDTTGVNTLKEILKDYKNLNISVLLACCNPSVIDSLKRGGYFGKDFGCMQEMLFYSIHNAVLFAKDQKLPADCSV from the exons ATGGAAAGACCACTTGAAGCGACCAGAATGGAAAACAACACCTCATCCTGCTTTCTCATGGAAAGAAAGACTCATGTCAAGACTAATAGGAAAGAAATCATGCTAGCTAAGCTGAgaaagagctgctcctgcacaccacagaagctgaagaacTTTCTTATGAACTTCTTTCCCGTTTTGCAATGGCTTCCCAAGTACCGATGCAAAGAGTACATTTGGGGGGATATTATGTCTGGGTTAGTGATTGGGATCATTTTGGTACCTCAAGCAATTGCATACTCACTGCTGGCAGGTCTGAAGCCCATTTATAGCCTTTACACATCCTTCTTTGCCAACATCATCTATTTCTTAATGGGCACATCCCGTCATGTCTCAGTTGGCATTTTCAGCTTGATAAGCTTAATGGTGGGACAAGTTGTGGACCGAGAACTTCTCTTGGCTGGGTTTGACTTGAATGATGATGCCCCACCAGCCTCAGGTGACGGCTCTCTGCAGAATGACAATCTGTCCAACACAACTGCCTTTAACCTTACCATTGCGGGGATAAATGCCGAGTGTGGAAAAGAGTGCTACGCTATTGGCATTGCTACAGCCTTGACATTCATGGCTGGAGTGTATCAG GTTCTAATGGGGATCTTCCGTCTAGGTTTCGTATCTATGTACTTATCTGAGTCTGTACTAGATGGCTTTGCTACTGGTGCTTCCTTAACCATTTTAACGGCTCAAGTGAAGTATCTTATTGGAATAAAAATTCCACGTAGCCAAGGGCATGGGATGCTGGTTATTACCTGGATTAACATTTTTCGGAACATTTCTCAGGCTAACCTTTGTGATGTCATCACAAGTGCCATTTGTATCGTGGTGCTGGTCACTGCTAAGGAACTCGGAGATCGATATAAGCATAAACTGAAATTTCCTCTTCCCACAGAGCTGGTAGTTATTGTTGTGGCAACACTGGTGTCACACTATGGTAAGTTAAATGAAGTGTATGCATCCAGTGTTTCTGGAGCTATTCCAACAGGATTTATCCCTCCAAAGGCACCAGAGTTCAACTTAATGCTCCGAGTTGCTCTAGATGCTTTGCCTCTCGCCATAGTCAGTTTTGTCTTCACAGTATCCctttctgaaatgtttgcaAAGAAATATGCTTACACCATCCGAGCCAATCAGGAAATGTTTGCTGTAGGGTTCTGCAacatcattccttccttcttccactCTTTTGCAACGAGTGCAGCTTTGGCAAAAACACTTGTCAAAACATCTACAGGCTGCCAGACTCAAATCTCTGGAGTAATTAGTGCAATGGTGGttttgctggtgctgctcttccTGGCACCTCTTTTCTACTCCTTGCAAAAGTGTGTCCTGGCTTGTATTATCATTGTGAGCCTTCGGGGAGCCCTGAGGAAATTCCGAGATGTGCCAGCACGGTACTGTGTGAATAAGGTGGATACACTTGTTTGGGTAGTTACCACATCTGCCTCTGCCTTGGTCAGCACAGAAATAGGGCTGTTGGTTGGCATAGTTTTCTCCATGTTATGCATCATTGTTCGGACCCAGCGGCCACGGACAGCCCTGCTTGCTCAGATTCAAGACACAGGCTTTTATGAGGATGACTCAGAATATGAAAATCTCTCTACTGTTCCAAAGGTCAAAATATTTCGCTTTGAGGCTCCACTTTACTATGCAAATAGAAACTACTTCCTAAAGTCTCTGTACAGATTGACCAATTTAGATCCGAACCTAGAAGCCGCTCGGAGGAAGAAATatgagaagaaggaaaagcagcatctgAAAAAGGGAAATCACAGAACTGCTAATGGACTGGGCATCGGAGAAACCACTTTGCAACTAGTTCCTAAGCAAATTGATTTCCAAGCCCTTGTTGTCGATTGCTCTTCCATCTCATTTTTGGACACCACTGGAGTTAACACTTTGAAGGAAATCCTGAAAGACTACAAgaatttaaacatttctgttctCCTGGCTTGCTGCAATCCCTCAGTGATAGACTCTCTGAAAAGAGGGGGTTACTTTGGAAAGGATTTTGGATGTATGCAGGAAATGCTATTCTACAGTATACATAATGCTGTTCTGTTTGCAAAAGACCAAAAGCTTCCAGCAGACTGCTCAGTTTAA